One Bacteroidota bacterium genomic window carries:
- a CDS encoding sigma-70 family RNA polymerase sigma factor translates to MISETELIKGCVNNDRLYQKHLYDRYARKMLSVCLCYARDRYEAENILQEGFIKIFENLKNYKPVGSFEGWIRRIIVNTATDYYRKMKRIKYIEVDVDEAEHKVSTLDIDKFATEDIVGAIQRLPEGGRMVFTLFAIEGFSHAEIAEQLGISVGTSKSQYARARTLLQTMLKNSERNFFLKHNIV, encoded by the coding sequence ATGATAAGCGAAACCGAACTGATAAAAGGATGCGTGAATAACGACAGGTTGTACCAAAAACATTTGTACGACAGGTATGCACGCAAAATGCTATCGGTGTGTTTGTGTTATGCAAGAGACAGATATGAGGCTGAGAATATTTTGCAGGAAGGGTTTATAAAGATTTTTGAGAACCTTAAAAACTATAAACCTGTGGGCAGCTTTGAAGGATGGATACGCCGCATAATTGTAAACACAGCCACCGATTACTACCGCAAAATGAAGCGGATAAAATACATAGAAGTGGATGTTGATGAGGCCGAACACAAAGTATCGACCCTTGATATTGACAAATTTGCTACTGAAGATATTGTGGGTGCCATACAAAGGTTGCCTGAAGGCGGAAGAATGGTATTTACCCTATTTGCAATTGAAGGCTTTAGCCATGCAGAAATTGCAGAGCAATTGGGCATATCAGTAGGTACTTCAAAATCACAGTACGCAAGGGCACGCACCTTGCTGCAAACGATGTTGAAAAACAGCGAACGAAATTTTTTTTTAAAACATAATATAGTTTAA
- a CDS encoding DUF4625 domain-containing protein, whose product MLSMIYKRKYLFATMLHLIIFATMFHKTKIMKRLPILVMALGLVLLNACSKGDDDKDTTKPVIKLSEPTSGDVFVSGEKMNVSVAFEDNKELSQYKIEIHDDFDRHAHLKTGSPAFTFTKIVAISSNGSYHFTIDIPADVAAGPYHFIVNALDKAGNEADFAEAEFTIKNSLDSIAPTLNITASPSPAGGVINLQGAAKTITLNGTAGDNESVKSYEVKLIHKASKVNYIDKDGTISGTSANISETITFDDAWPDGDYLLVVEVYDLKNNRTEVEFDVMRMK is encoded by the coding sequence ATGCTGTCAATGATTTACAAAAGGAAATATTTATTTGCAACAATGTTGCATTTGATTATATTTGCAACGATGTTTCATAAAACCAAAATCATGAAAAGACTACCAATACTTGTTATGGCCTTAGGGCTGGTATTACTAAACGCTTGTAGTAAGGGTGATGACGATAAAGATACTACAAAACCTGTGATTAAACTTTCAGAGCCTACAAGCGGTGACGTGTTTGTTTCAGGGGAGAAGATGAACGTATCAGTTGCGTTTGAAGACAACAAAGAGCTGAGCCAATACAAGATTGAAATACACGATGATTTTGACAGACATGCACACCTTAAAACAGGGTCGCCGGCATTTACGTTTACCAAAATTGTTGCAATATCAAGTAATGGCAGTTATCACTTTACGATAGATATACCGGCTGATGTGGCTGCGGGGCCTTATCATTTCATCGTTAATGCCTTGGATAAGGCCGGAAACGAGGCTGATTTTGCCGAGGCTGAGTTTACCATCAAAAATTCATTGGACTCTATTGCGCCAACGTTAAACATTACCGCTTCGCCAAGCCCTGCCGGGGGGGTGATAAACTTGCAGGGTGCTGCAAAAACCATCACACTAAACGGAACAGCGGGTGATAATGAATCAGTAAAAAGCTACGAAGTGAAGCTGATACACAAGGCAAGTAAAGTTAATTATATAGATAAAGACGGTACTATCAGCGGGACATCGGCCAATATAAGCGAGACAATTACTTTTGACGATGCTTGGCCTGATGGTGATTACTTGCTGGTAGTGGAAGTTTATGACTTAAAAAATAACCGCACCGAGGTGGAGTTTGATGTGATGCGAATGAAATAA